A stretch of the Acidobacteriota bacterium genome encodes the following:
- a CDS encoding RNA polymerase sigma factor, producing the protein MRDEDLISMFLEGDINSFNYLVIRWRNKIFSLLYRFTGSKEDAEDLTQETFVKVFKNLKALKDKNKFSSWITSVALNTARTHLNHRKSCHEELNKFDFHKDSNQSDVKEVFENAFKHLPEDQREVILLKEYQGFSFKEISEILNIPEGTAKSRMFYGLKNLKNYLSPIFERR; encoded by the coding sequence ATGAGAGATGAGGATTTAATTAGTATGTTCTTAGAAGGAGATATAAATTCATTTAATTACCTTGTAATTAGATGGAGAAACAAAATTTTTTCTTTATTGTACAGATTTACTGGTAGCAAGGAAGATGCAGAAGATCTCACTCAGGAGACTTTTGTGAAAGTGTTTAAAAATCTCAAGGCACTTAAGGATAAAAATAAATTTTCCTCATGGATTACATCTGTCGCATTGAATACTGCAAGAACTCATCTAAATCATAGGAAATCTTGTCATGAAGAATTAAACAAATTCGATTTTCATAAAGACTCAAATCAAAGCGATGTTAAAGAAGTTTTTGAAAATGCATTTAAACATCTTCCTGAAGATCAGAGGGAGGTTATCTTGCTAAAGGAATACCAGGGTTTTAGCTTCAAAGAAATTTCAGAGATTTTGAACATTCCCGAAGGAACAGCGAAATCAAGGATGTTTTATGGGTTAAAAAATCTAAAAAATTATCTCTCTCCAATTTTTGAAAGGAGGTAA
- a CDS encoding zf-HC2 domain-containing protein, with protein MECEIKPYLIDYIYDELPEEKKHEFENHLKGCAQCKIDLEEIKDAKNILEQWKAPESEKTFLVPIKQRENIAFFYKSLAYSLAAIIIIVFLSISNFNVSFGKFSLNFGKTKNIVPQVNQEIAQKESEKEFEERSQKAFLELLNRIEKQQKEERLFYINTLNQLLTKFEEKRREDLMNYYNAIMLLESQNRKIFDYIDLVRAELKTY; from the coding sequence ATGGAATGTGAAATAAAACCTTATTTAATCGATTATATATATGATGAACTACCTGAAGAAAAAAAACATGAATTTGAAAATCATCTAAAGGGATGTGCTCAATGCAAAATTGATTTAGAAGAAATAAAAGATGCAAAAAATATCCTGGAGCAATGGAAAGCTCCTGAATCAGAAAAAACTTTTTTAGTTCCTATAAAGCAGAGAGAAAACATTGCCTTTTTTTATAAGTCACTTGCATATAGTCTTGCCGCAATTATTATTATAGTTTTCCTTTCAATTTCAAATTTTAATGTGAGCTTTGGCAAATTTTCATTGAATTTCGGTAAAACAAAAAATATAGTTCCTCAGGTTAATCAGGAAATAGCCCAGAAAGAATCTGAGAAAGAATTTGAAGAAAGAAGCCAGAAAGCTTTTTTAGAACTTTTAAATCGAATCGAAAAACAACAAAAGGAAGAAAGGCTTTTCTACATAAATACCTTAAATCAGCTTCTGACTAAATTTGAAGAAAAAAGAAGGGAGGATTTAATGAATTACTACAATGCAATCATGCTTTTAGAAAGCCAGAATAGAAAAATATTTGATTACATCGATTTAGTCAGAGCTGAACTAAAAACCTATTAA